One bacterium DNA window includes the following coding sequences:
- a CDS encoding sugar-binding domain-containing protein produces MTTLTSVQILNGDWFITTDPDNRGKEAGWFNTIPTDVKPALVPGVIQQVFPAYHGLVWYYHSFRPDQKASANERVLLRFGLVDYICEVWLNGKTVGGHEGGELPFTLDVTDAIRFEADNMLAIRVLNPAKEPIDGINWANTAHGFKRIEFCCGGAFQSGGIMADVELLVVPSVRVVDVFAKPNLADGTVNVLITVQNDTKAPVKGDLAVAVSPERTGETLISGSCSGMFSPGESEQQITLQVSQPHPWSVDDPYLYGVSIDMTAGDFYHRAKVRCGFRDFRVVDGFFYLNGKRIFLKSAHTANDFPMGQHITDDPELMRREIVNAKATGFNCLRFIGTMPRPDQLDIADEIGLMFYEESFSGMPMEDCPEFQRRFEMGILGMVKRDRNHPCIAAWGLLNECIDNHQFHAAVAILPKLRELDDTRLVFLNSGRWDKQKSITGSVSNPGSMNWDAGWGTERPVGSEEPPSDAPVLAGDIHFYPHVPQNLEDREIIRNLGKDTQPVFLSEYGIGSILDVIQGTRLYEQAGANPDLEDAVLFRNQEEWLRKDWKRLGFEGVYPFVHDFLLESARKHNRQRSLCFDALRSNPKIVGHNLTSTMDSSWTGEGVWTIWRKFKPGVVEVLNDGWAPLRWCLFVDPIHGYLNEKFTVEAVIANEDVLEPGEYPVCFRIFGPTGIAWEKRTTVKIPESKPFAVPVIKEEVILNGPAGAYTFAAELEKGGWAPANRLTFYQTDKNSLPKLGGKVMQWGLSAEAQGWLAKNGVKCVPFIEPKEREVILVGLPEGATAADWQALAKAMARGCSVVFLNGLAFKEGEEETDTWRWLPLENKGRAFKFWDWLYHKECVGKEHPIFEGLQTRGILDWDYYDQVIPVILFDQLDTPDDVAVASWSTGYCSKTGYICGIQLATYNFGQGRFVLNTMQILEYLGEHPAADRLMLNLIKYARSSGPLAELPSDMDARLKAINYV; encoded by the coding sequence ATGACAACATTGACATCGGTTCAGATACTTAATGGAGACTGGTTCATCACTACCGACCCCGACAATAGAGGTAAAGAGGCCGGCTGGTTTAATACGATCCCAACTGATGTTAAACCAGCGCTTGTGCCTGGGGTCATCCAGCAGGTCTTTCCGGCTTATCACGGTTTGGTTTGGTACTACCACAGCTTCCGTCCTGATCAAAAAGCATCAGCCAATGAACGCGTACTGCTTCGTTTTGGGTTGGTCGATTATATTTGTGAAGTCTGGCTGAACGGCAAGACGGTCGGTGGGCATGAGGGGGGCGAACTGCCTTTCACCTTAGATGTGACCGATGCGATTCGCTTTGAGGCAGACAATATGCTGGCCATTCGAGTTTTGAACCCAGCCAAGGAACCGATCGACGGCATTAACTGGGCAAATACGGCTCACGGGTTCAAGCGCATCGAATTCTGCTGTGGGGGTGCTTTTCAGTCGGGCGGAATCATGGCTGATGTTGAATTGCTTGTAGTACCTTCCGTACGCGTAGTCGATGTGTTCGCGAAACCGAACCTCGCTGATGGAACTGTCAATGTCCTGATTACTGTTCAAAACGACACCAAAGCGCCAGTGAAGGGCGACTTGGCTGTTGCTGTTAGCCCAGAGCGGACGGGAGAAACGCTTATTTCAGGTAGCTGCTCAGGCATGTTTTCACCCGGCGAAAGCGAGCAACAAATCACCCTTCAAGTTAGCCAACCACACCCTTGGAGTGTGGACGATCCTTATCTTTACGGTGTTTCGATTGATATGACGGCGGGTGACTTCTATCATAGAGCGAAAGTGCGTTGCGGATTCCGCGATTTTCGAGTGGTAGACGGCTTTTTCTATCTGAACGGCAAACGTATTTTCTTGAAAAGCGCCCATACGGCTAACGATTTCCCCATGGGACAGCATATCACCGATGACCCCGAACTGATGCGACGTGAGATAGTGAACGCGAAGGCTACGGGGTTCAATTGCCTTCGCTTTATCGGAACTATGCCGCGTCCCGATCAACTGGATATCGCCGATGAGATCGGCTTGATGTTCTACGAAGAAAGCTTTTCCGGTATGCCGATGGAAGATTGCCCCGAATTTCAGCGGCGATTTGAGATGGGCATTCTGGGAATGGTCAAGCGCGATCGCAACCATCCCTGTATCGCTGCATGGGGTTTATTGAATGAATGCATCGATAATCATCAATTCCACGCAGCAGTGGCGATCCTTCCCAAACTTCGCGAACTGGATGATACGAGATTGGTTTTCCTCAACAGCGGTCGATGGGATAAGCAGAAGAGCATAACAGGGTCAGTCTCGAATCCAGGCTCAATGAACTGGGATGCTGGATGGGGTACTGAAAGACCGGTTGGTAGTGAGGAACCACCCAGTGATGCGCCAGTGCTTGCCGGTGATATCCACTTCTACCCGCACGTGCCGCAGAATTTAGAAGATCGCGAAATCATCCGCAACCTTGGAAAAGATACACAGCCGGTCTTCCTGTCGGAATACGGCATCGGCAGCATTCTGGATGTCATCCAGGGTACTCGTCTATACGAACAAGCGGGCGCTAACCCTGACCTTGAAGATGCTGTGCTCTTTAGAAACCAGGAAGAATGGCTACGCAAGGACTGGAAGCGTCTCGGCTTTGAGGGAGTCTATCCGTTTGTGCATGATTTTTTACTCGAAAGCGCCCGCAAGCACAACCGCCAGCGCTCGCTATGTTTTGACGCCCTTCGGTCCAACCCGAAAATCGTTGGCCATAACCTCACCAGCACTATGGATAGTTCGTGGACTGGTGAGGGCGTTTGGACCATTTGGCGTAAGTTCAAGCCAGGGGTAGTCGAAGTGCTCAATGACGGCTGGGCGCCATTGCGTTGGTGCCTCTTCGTCGATCCTATCCACGGCTATTTAAATGAGAAGTTTACAGTCGAAGCTGTTATTGCCAATGAAGATGTGCTGGAGCCAGGCGAGTATCCTGTCTGTTTCCGCATCTTCGGTCCCACCGGAATCGCATGGGAGAAACGAACTACCGTCAAAATCCCTGAAAGCAAGCCATTTGCCGTTCCTGTAATTAAAGAAGAAGTTATACTCAACGGCCCCGCAGGCGCTTATACTTTTGCTGCTGAATTGGAGAAAGGCGGATGGGCTCCGGCTAATCGGTTGACCTTCTACCAAACCGATAAGAACTCACTTCCAAAACTCGGTGGAAAAGTGATGCAATGGGGTTTGAGCGCTGAGGCTCAAGGCTGGTTGGCTAAGAATGGCGTGAAGTGTGTTCCTTTCATCGAGCCGAAAGAGCGAGAGGTTATTCTCGTAGGACTACCCGAGGGAGCGACTGCTGCGGATTGGCAAGCGCTGGCCAAAGCGATGGCCCGAGGGTGTTCGGTTGTGTTCCTCAATGGGCTAGCATTCAAAGAAGGGGAAGAAGAGACAGATACCTGGCGTTGGCTGCCGCTCGAAAACAAGGGCAGGGCCTTTAAGTTCTGGGATTGGCTTTATCATAAGGAGTGCGTTGGCAAAGAGCATCCTATTTTCGAAGGCCTGCAGACAAGAGGCATTTTGGACTGGGATTACTACGACCAAGTTATTCCGGTGATATTATTCGATCAACTAGATACCCCCGATGATGTCGCTGTTGCCTCATGGTCAACTGGTTATTGCTCTAAGACCGGCTACATCTGCGGTATTCAATTAGCCACCTACAACTTCGGCCAAGGCCGTTTCGTACTCAACACAATGCAAATCCTCGAGTACTTGGGCGAGCACCCGGCCGCTGACCGCCTAATGCTGAACCTAATCAAATACGCCCGATCATCCGGCCCATTAGCTGAACTACCGAGCGACATGGACGCACGGTTAAAGGCAATCAATTACGTTTAG